Proteins encoded by one window of Streptomyces uncialis:
- a CDS encoding TetR/AcrR family transcriptional regulator, whose protein sequence is MDAETARRQVLESARALFGERGVQAVGMDAVRTASGVSLKRLYQLFPSKETLVEEVLRRRDQAVREGIAAHAQATGADTPYDRVLDVFDYLADWFAQPGFRGCVFINAFGELGGTSDGVTDIARTHKAALRDHFADLTAQLGAPDATADHLALLANGAMAVAGINGSPEAAHQARDAARILLDAATGPAPGT, encoded by the coding sequence ATGGACGCGGAGACCGCACGGCGGCAGGTCCTGGAGAGCGCCCGCGCCCTCTTCGGCGAACGCGGGGTGCAGGCCGTCGGCATGGACGCCGTCCGCACCGCGTCCGGTGTCTCCCTCAAACGCCTCTACCAGCTCTTCCCCAGCAAGGAGACCCTGGTCGAGGAGGTGCTCCGGCGCCGCGACCAGGCCGTCCGGGAGGGGATCGCCGCCCATGCCCAGGCCACCGGCGCCGACACCCCGTACGACCGCGTCCTCGACGTCTTCGACTACCTCGCCGACTGGTTCGCCCAGCCCGGCTTCCGGGGCTGCGTCTTCATCAACGCCTTCGGCGAACTCGGCGGGACCTCCGACGGCGTCACGGACATCGCCCGCACCCACAAGGCCGCCCTGCGCGACCACTTCGCGGACCTGACCGCCCAGCTCGGCGCCCCCGACGCGACCGCCGACCACCTCGCCCTCCTCGCCAACGGCGCGATGGCCGTCGCCGGGATCAACGGCTCCCCCGAGGCGGCACACCAGGCCCGGGACGCCGCCCGCATCCTGCTCGACGCAGCGACGGGCCCCGCGCCCGGGACATGA
- a CDS encoding alpha/beta fold hydrolase, whose protein sequence is MSVHDTRFATETIDGIDVFYREAGSRDRPTLVLLHGFPTSSHMYRNLIADLADEYHLVAPDHIGFGASAAPDPGSFPYGFEKLTEVTLALLDRIGVDRFALYVQDYGAPIGLGIAARHPERITAIVTQSGNAYQEGFTPFWDVLFAHARDRAANETAVRELLTAEATRWQYTHGVPADRLDRIAPETWTLDQALLDRPGNQEIQLQLFWDYQFNLDRYPAFQEYFRTHRPPLLAVWGRGDEIFGPAGAEAFARDLPDAEIHLLDAGHFALETHGAEIATLVRDFLRRSV, encoded by the coding sequence ATGTCCGTCCACGACACACGGTTCGCGACCGAGACCATCGACGGCATCGATGTCTTCTACCGGGAGGCGGGGAGCCGGGACCGGCCCACGCTCGTCCTGCTGCACGGCTTCCCGACCAGCTCCCATATGTACCGGAACCTGATCGCCGACCTCGCCGACGAGTACCACCTCGTCGCGCCCGACCACATCGGCTTCGGCGCGTCGGCCGCCCCGGACCCCGGCTCCTTCCCGTACGGCTTCGAGAAGCTGACGGAGGTGACACTGGCGCTGCTCGACCGGATCGGGGTGGACCGGTTCGCGCTCTACGTACAGGACTACGGCGCGCCCATCGGGCTCGGCATCGCCGCCCGCCACCCGGAACGGATCACGGCGATCGTCACCCAGAGCGGCAACGCCTACCAGGAGGGCTTCACCCCGTTCTGGGACGTGCTGTTCGCCCATGCCCGGGACCGGGCGGCGAACGAGACGGCGGTACGGGAACTGCTCACCGCCGAGGCGACCCGCTGGCAGTACACCCACGGGGTGCCCGCCGACCGGCTCGACCGGATCGCACCGGAGACCTGGACCCTCGACCAGGCGCTGCTCGACCGCCCCGGCAACCAGGAGATCCAGCTCCAGCTCTTCTGGGACTACCAGTTCAATCTGGACCGCTACCCCGCGTTCCAGGAGTACTTCCGCACCCATCGTCCGCCGCTCCTCGCCGTCTGGGGGCGCGGGGACGAGATCTTCGGGCCCGCCGGGGCCGAGGCGTTCGCCCGGGACCTGCCGGACGCGGAGATCCATCTGCTCGACGCCGGGCACTTCGCGCTGGAGACCCACGGGGCGGAGATCGCCACCCTCGTCCGGGACTTCCTGCGCCGGTCCGTGTGA
- a CDS encoding chloride channel protein, translated as MPAEPTATPPAHRDPYAIVRTRGYPRLLLLAAALGLPVSAAAFGFLALVSALQELTWHDLPRALGFDTTPNWWPVPLLAVAGLLTGLTIRHLPGDGGHKPAEGMMTTGAPRAVDLPGIALAALAALGLGIVLGPEAPLIALGGGLAVAAVRLLRKDLPPDTLTVVGVAGSFAAISTLLGSPLLGAFLLMEAAGLGGPLLGVVLVPGLLAAGVGALLFTGLGSWTGLGTYSLTLGHVPPAGQPDLAGFGWALVAGAAAALIGTAIHRLALRVQHRVERRRVTGTVLVGALVGVSALVYAEWTGRDARDVLYSGQEALGPLLASSAGYSAGTLLVLLACKSLAYGLSLGGFRGGPVFPSMFVGAVGGIGLSHLPGLDLTSGFAMGLGAMCVAMLRLPMTSVLLATLLLGKDGLTVMPLVIVAVVVSYVLTLYLNPTPPSAPAPGSAPATPGAPDGPSPPGGPETAPTGRT; from the coding sequence ATGCCGGCCGAGCCCACCGCGACGCCCCCGGCGCACCGAGACCCCTACGCGATCGTCCGCACCCGCGGCTACCCCCGACTGCTCCTGCTGGCCGCCGCCCTCGGCCTGCCCGTCTCCGCCGCCGCGTTCGGCTTCCTCGCCCTGGTCTCCGCACTCCAGGAACTCACCTGGCACGACCTGCCCCGCGCCCTCGGCTTCGACACGACACCGAACTGGTGGCCCGTCCCGCTGCTCGCCGTCGCCGGACTCCTCACCGGCCTCACCATCCGCCATCTGCCGGGCGACGGCGGCCACAAACCCGCCGAGGGCATGATGACCACCGGCGCGCCCCGCGCCGTCGACCTCCCCGGCATCGCCCTCGCCGCCCTCGCCGCCCTCGGCCTCGGAATCGTCCTGGGCCCCGAGGCCCCGCTCATCGCCCTCGGCGGCGGACTCGCCGTCGCCGCCGTCCGGCTGCTGCGCAAGGATCTGCCTCCCGACACCCTCACCGTGGTCGGCGTGGCCGGCAGCTTCGCCGCCATCAGCACCCTCCTCGGCTCACCGCTCCTCGGCGCGTTCCTCCTGATGGAGGCCGCCGGGCTCGGCGGACCCCTGCTCGGCGTCGTCCTGGTGCCCGGACTGCTCGCCGCCGGGGTCGGCGCCCTCCTGTTCACCGGCCTCGGCTCCTGGACCGGCCTCGGCACCTACTCCCTCACCCTCGGCCATGTACCGCCCGCCGGTCAGCCCGACCTCGCCGGATTCGGCTGGGCACTGGTGGCCGGAGCCGCCGCCGCCCTCATCGGCACCGCCATCCACCGCCTCGCCCTGCGCGTCCAGCACCGCGTCGAGCGCCGCCGCGTCACCGGCACCGTCCTCGTCGGCGCGCTCGTCGGCGTCAGCGCGCTGGTGTACGCCGAGTGGACCGGCCGCGACGCCCGTGACGTGCTCTACTCCGGCCAGGAAGCCCTCGGCCCGCTGCTCGCCTCCAGCGCCGGGTACTCGGCCGGGACCCTGCTGGTGCTGCTCGCCTGCAAGTCACTCGCGTACGGGCTCTCCCTGGGCGGCTTCCGCGGCGGCCCCGTCTTCCCCTCGATGTTCGTCGGCGCGGTCGGCGGCATCGGCCTGTCCCATCTGCCGGGACTGGACCTCACGTCCGGATTCGCGATGGGACTCGGCGCCATGTGCGTGGCCATGCTCCGGCTGCCCATGACCTCCGTCCTGCTGGCCACCCTGCTGCTCGGCAAGGACGGACTCACCGTCATGCCACTGGTGATCGTCGCGGTCGTGGTCTCCTACGTACTCACCCTGTACCTGAACCCGACCCCTCCGTCCGCCCCCGCCCCGGGCTCCGCTCCCGCCACCCCGGGCGCCCCGGACGGTCCGAGCCCCCCGGGCGGCCCGGAGACCGCCCCCACCGGACGGACTTGA